The region GCGCCGCCACCGCCGGCTCTGCCAGGGTCAGCGTGGTGGCCACCACCGCCGGGGTGTGCCGCAGCCCCTGCCCGAACAGCCGGTAGGCGAGGAACACGGTGAACACCGCCAGGTACAGGGCGACCGCCGCGCCGCTCCCGGTGGCCAGCCAGCCCGCGCCCAGGGCGGCGACCACCGGCAGCGCCAGCAGCCCGCCGCCCAGGAACAGGGCGCCCATCACCGCGGACGACCCGTGGCCGCGCCGGATGAGGCGTTCGGCGATGAGGGCGTACGCGGAGTAGGAGAACCCGGCCGCCAGCGCGGCGAGCACGCCCAGCGGGCGCACCGGGTCGGCGCCCCCGCCCTCCGAGCCCAGGACCAGCACCGCGCAGCCGGCCACGGCCGCGGCGGTGGCGACGGTCCAGCGCGGGTCGGGCCGCCGCCGGTCGGCCCACCAGGCGAGCAGCCCGGAGAACACCGGCGAGGAGCCCAGGGTGATCACGGTGGCGACCGCCACCCCGGCCTCGGACACGGCCGGGTAGAACGTCAGCGGGTATCCGGCCACCGCCACCGCGCCCAGGGCCAGCGTGCGGCGGGTGGACCGGTCTCCGCCGGCGATGAGCGCCCAGGCGCCCCGGCCGGTCAGGAACAGCAGGAACCCGCCCAGGACGAGCCCGGCTGAGCCCACCGCGGCGGCGGGCGCGTGGGAGGCGCCCAGGGTGGCGGCGGTACCGGTGGTGCCCCACAGGACGGCCGCGGCCAGGATCGGCAGCGGGCCCCGGAGCAGGGTGAGGGCGGGGGTCGGTGAAGAAAGATCGTGCGACACGGTCGTGTTTCTCTCCGTCATCGTGCGTCTGGGGACGTCCGGTGCGGGCGCACGACGGCGGCCGACCGCGGTGCGGTCGGGACTCGCTCAGCTCGGGAGTGCGGTGCGCCCGGTCAGGCGCACGGGGGTGGCAGCACGACGTGCCAGTGCGTGTTCTTCACGGGGGGCAGCCTAGTACA is a window of Nocardiopsis changdeensis DNA encoding:
- a CDS encoding DMT family transporter; the protein is MTERNTTVSHDLSSPTPALTLLRGPLPILAAAVLWGTTGTAATLGASHAPAAAVGSAGLVLGGFLLFLTGRGAWALIAGGDRSTRRTLALGAVAVAGYPLTFYPAVSEAGVAVATVITLGSSPVFSGLLAWWADRRRPDPRWTVATAAAVAGCAVLVLGSEGGGADPVRPLGVLAALAAGFSYSAYALIAERLIRRGHGSSAVMGALFLGGGLLALPVVAALGAGWLATGSGAAVALYLAVFTVFLAYRLFGQGLRHTPAVVATTLTLAEPAVAALLGVLVLHERLAPASWTGLAVLVLGLAVLRAPSPRRP